A window of Candidatus Poribacteria bacterium contains these coding sequences:
- a CDS encoding phytanoyl-CoA dioxygenase family protein translates to MQNGNHILCPEEREQFWRQGYLGPYTLCNSEEMFNMQPEIERVLETDAPDHKNRVHNRHLDSPLIHDLATHPAIVKRMASLYGPDLLLWRTNFFVKEPGAKEIPWHQDFNYWPLEPPIIISAWIAVDSATLENSCLQIVPGSHRKVIPHVKATSDMAFNQMGDLGFVDTSNVANLEMQPGEFVLFNERTLHHSEANRSDKRRIGLAVRVILPIVKVFDWDAPQHELIVIHGEDPVQFNKRG, encoded by the coding sequence ATGCAAAACGGAAACCATATATTATGTCCTGAAGAGCGGGAGCAGTTTTGGCGGCAGGGTTACCTCGGTCCCTATACACTCTGTAACTCTGAAGAGATGTTCAACATGCAACCAGAAATTGAGAGGGTGCTTGAAACTGATGCGCCTGATCACAAAAACAGGGTGCATAACCGCCACCTCGATTCTCCCTTGATTCACGATCTTGCCACGCACCCCGCTATTGTTAAACGGATGGCATCGTTGTACGGACCAGACCTCCTACTCTGGCGGACAAACTTCTTCGTCAAAGAACCCGGCGCAAAAGAGATTCCGTGGCACCAAGATTTCAACTATTGGCCCCTTGAGCCGCCCATCATAATTTCAGCATGGATTGCTGTCGATTCGGCAACCTTGGAAAACAGCTGCCTCCAGATCGTCCCCGGTTCACACCGCAAAGTGATCCCGCACGTGAAAGCGACATCCGACATGGCATTTAACCAAATGGGTGACCTTGGGTTCGTTGACACAAGCAATGTCGCCAACTTAGAGATGCAGCCCGGCGAATTTGTTCTCTTTAACGAACGCACCTTGCATCACTCGGAGGCGAATCGCTCTGACAAACGGCGTATCGGTTTGGCTGTTCGCGTCATTCTGCCTATTGTTAAAGTTTTCGATTGGGACGCACCTCAACACGAACTCATTGTCATTCATGGTGAAGATCCTGTTCAATTCAATAAGAGAGGTTAA
- a CDS encoding thermonuclease family protein gives MNEYSAYVTTVIDGDTFKTSNQTIRMANINAPESGTLAAQRSTAYLRWLIDGKQVRIKSVATDFYRRVVAHVWRESDDLYINKEMFDRGYVNLM, from the coding sequence ATGAACGAATACTCGGCGTATGTAACAACCGTAATTGACGGTGACACCTTTAAAACCTCCAACCAAACAATCCGTATGGCGAACATAAATGCCCCCGAAAGCGGCACCTTGGCGGCACAAAGATCTACAGCGTATTTGAGATGGCTCATAGACGGAAAACAGGTTAGGATCAAATCAGTGGCTACCGATTTTTATCGGCGCGTAGTCGCACATGTCTGGCGAGAATCCGACGATCTGTACATCAATAAAGAGATGTTTGACAGGGGTTATGTTAATCTGATGTAA
- a CDS encoding D-2-hydroxyacid dehydrogenase, translating into MKILINTDIMPEQQQQIESVSDDLSLVKPQNSEEALREIVDADIVFGGFNRSLFENAKRLKWVQVLSAGVDGLLFPEFVKSDVILTSAKGFVGPHLADQTWALLLGLLRGIGRSVRERTWDNRMSIRLATWELSERTLGIIGLGGTGIDVARRAQGFDMRVIAVDPETVEAPSFVHEVWKMDRFHDLLSESDVVAICAPLTPETHGMFDDTAFEQMKSHALLINVTRGKIVDGPALLRALTSGSIGGAGLDVTPEEPLLADSPLWDLPNVIITPHVAGGSPIRLDRSVGLFCDNLERLLVGKPLLSVIDKEKGY; encoded by the coding sequence ATGAAAATTTTGATTAACACCGACATTATGCCAGAACAACAGCAGCAGATCGAATCCGTTTCTGACGACCTTTCACTGGTGAAACCACAGAATTCAGAAGAGGCACTGCGTGAAATTGTGGATGCCGATATCGTGTTCGGTGGGTTTAACCGCTCGCTTTTTGAAAATGCGAAGCGGCTGAAATGGGTACAAGTGCTTTCAGCAGGTGTTGACGGCTTGCTGTTCCCGGAATTTGTCAAGAGCGATGTTATTCTAACAAGTGCAAAAGGCTTCGTTGGTCCACATCTGGCAGACCAAACGTGGGCTTTACTCCTCGGATTATTACGGGGCATCGGACGCTCGGTGCGCGAGCGGACCTGGGATAACCGGATGTCAATCCGCCTCGCGACGTGGGAATTAAGCGAACGGACGCTCGGTATCATCGGACTCGGCGGCACAGGTATTGATGTCGCCCGCCGGGCACAAGGGTTTGATATGCGGGTCATCGCTGTCGATCCGGAAACGGTTGAAGCCCCGTCATTTGTTCATGAAGTCTGGAAAATGGATCGGTTCCATGACCTGCTTTCAGAATCAGATGTTGTCGCTATCTGCGCGCCGCTGACACCGGAGACGCACGGTATGTTCGACGATACAGCATTTGAACAGATGAAATCGCACGCGTTGCTCATCAACGTCACACGTGGCAAGATTGTAGATGGCCCGGCATTGCTCCGGGCACTCACTTCAGGAAGCATTGGCGGTGCGGGATTGGATGTCACGCCAGAAGAGCCGCTGCTTGCCGACAGTCCGTTGTGGGATCTGCCGAATGTAATTATTACACCGCACGTCGCGGGTGGCTCGCCAATTCGCTTGGATCGGTCGGTTGGACTGTTCTGTGACAACTTAGAACGGCTGCTCGTTGGTAAACCGCTCCTCAGCGTGATTGATAAAGAGAAGGGATATTAG
- a CDS encoding sigma-70 family RNA polymerase sigma factor, with protein sequence MKNSDFALIRRTLDGDQNAFTILVNKYQKWVHTLVWRKTGDFHIAEEITQDVFLKAYKKLSTLKPSDHFTGWLYVIASRRCIAWFPKKQLPTTSLDAMQVSELEEFCYTQYETKLGEKTSLERQRDIIKRLLQKLPESERTVVTLHYLAEMSCEKISEFLGVSPNTIKSRLHRARARLKKQEHLLHDVSGIFQVPPTLTENIMREIAQIKPSTPSVAKPWVPWGFSFAATFLIILMIGQGTHPLSRFQQPYDLEATSEMTVELIDTSIVRELKRKSAALTRFGRTDTLGKNSESGFQTEPPFTTTAQADGNDLPTAKPQWIQTQGPGDVSEPGLFLTSDHTLYAIAQTGLYRLTEKADAWTFVNSSGPNQAFDPVMAEHGDTLYLLTPDELLISTDGGETLDTLGARPKGRAVALIITDNIQGNDSEKTDMTMHLVLRTSVFRSVDAGKEWIPIGEAMRIDSTPDVGSPSFRIWDAIAAGNSLFVGTSRGLFRFTDAWKKVPVPTSQGINSLAIVENRLYVGTNTVQQEASSQNPIPAVFYSTDSGDSWIDITPNIHKFLTKIMTTLQVVTREKMLMVISPSGMLRSYDGGETWKDPGNDPHAFAFGTSPIVALDKNNFYKSDTSGVVRSTDGGITWHSFTTGLVNSHVPNLVTVKNVLYALTPTEMLKSVDGGESWEPIGLGTDRGIPLKGAKIVTADGALYASSSASDGVTLSSLSDAGDAFLPVEDVPDFEAGTLHTEWPKKRREPWTNSGNVMIAGKQWRPDQRHTTEKYRPHGAFTLTNDTVFMEYKRKLFRWRRGETAWHDTGLENSDRSSFPGNPASGFVLAVSGNTVYAGKQDGDLFRSTDNGDTWQDITASLAFPFGYFKDIRFAGATIYISTDMGVMRSRGGKTWHVLTDVDRKRFVMDRIAVDGITAYGVSNSGVYQVDHYTNTWKPITPELPYMATAFAAVGDTFYIGTKQNGVLRFQRANQ encoded by the coding sequence ATGAAAAATAGTGATTTCGCGTTGATCCGGCGCACCTTAGATGGTGACCAGAACGCATTTACAATACTCGTGAACAAATACCAGAAATGGGTACACACGCTTGTCTGGCGGAAAACAGGTGATTTTCACATTGCTGAGGAGATCACGCAGGATGTCTTTCTGAAAGCCTACAAAAAATTATCGACGTTGAAACCGTCGGATCATTTTACAGGATGGCTCTATGTGATTGCATCGCGTCGGTGTATAGCATGGTTCCCAAAGAAACAGCTCCCGACGACTTCGCTGGACGCAATGCAAGTATCAGAATTAGAGGAATTCTGCTATACCCAATATGAGACAAAACTTGGTGAAAAAACCTCTCTCGAACGCCAGCGCGACATCATCAAACGCCTCCTCCAAAAGTTGCCAGAGAGTGAGCGCACTGTCGTAACGCTCCATTATCTGGCAGAGATGTCTTGTGAAAAAATCAGTGAATTTTTAGGTGTATCACCCAATACCATTAAGAGCCGGCTCCACCGGGCCCGAGCGCGTTTGAAGAAACAAGAACACCTGCTTCATGATGTCTCCGGTATTTTCCAAGTCCCCCCAACACTAACCGAGAACATCATGCGCGAAATCGCACAGATCAAACCGTCCACTCCTTCAGTGGCAAAACCTTGGGTGCCGTGGGGATTCTCGTTCGCAGCGACTTTTCTGATCATTCTGATGATCGGACAAGGCACACATCCGTTATCGCGTTTTCAGCAACCTTATGACTTGGAAGCAACATCGGAGATGACAGTGGAATTGATTGACACATCTATCGTCCGAGAGTTGAAACGCAAATCCGCCGCGCTGACCCGATTCGGAAGAACCGACACACTCGGTAAAAACAGTGAATCCGGATTCCAAACGGAACCACCCTTCACCACAACCGCGCAAGCAGATGGCAATGATCTACCAACAGCAAAACCGCAGTGGATTCAGACACAAGGCCCGGGAGACGTTTCAGAACCAGGGCTTTTTCTCACATCCGATCACACCCTTTACGCCATTGCCCAAACGGGCCTCTACCGACTCACTGAAAAAGCAGACGCGTGGACATTTGTCAACTCCAGCGGTCCGAATCAAGCGTTCGACCCAGTGATGGCGGAACACGGCGATACTCTCTATCTCCTCACACCAGATGAACTTTTAATCTCAACCGATGGCGGTGAGACGTTGGATACGCTCGGGGCGCGCCCCAAAGGCCGTGCCGTTGCATTGATTATCACAGACAACATTCAAGGGAACGACTCAGAAAAGACGGATATGACGATGCATCTCGTCCTTAGGACATCCGTATTTCGTTCTGTGGATGCCGGTAAGGAGTGGATACCCATAGGGGAGGCAATGCGAATTGATAGCACACCGGATGTTGGCAGCCCCAGTTTCCGTATCTGGGACGCAATTGCTGCTGGCAACAGTCTATTTGTCGGCACAAGCCGAGGACTTTTCCGATTCACCGACGCTTGGAAAAAAGTACCGGTGCCGACATCACAAGGTATTAATTCGTTGGCAATTGTCGAGAACAGACTCTACGTCGGAACGAATACCGTTCAGCAGGAGGCATCAAGTCAAAACCCTATACCAGCAGTTTTCTATTCAACCGATTCTGGCGATTCATGGATAGATATTACGCCCAATATCCACAAATTTCTAACTAAGATAATGACCACACTCCAAGTCGTTACACGTGAAAAAATGTTGATGGTAATAAGTCCAAGTGGAATGCTACGCTCTTATGACGGTGGTGAAACGTGGAAAGATCCCGGAAATGATCCGCACGCATTTGCGTTCGGGACCTCTCCTATCGTGGCGTTGGATAAAAATAATTTTTACAAATCTGATACCTCTGGAGTCGTTCGCTCAACGGATGGCGGCATCACGTGGCACTCCTTTACGACTGGATTGGTGAATTCCCATGTTCCAAATCTCGTTACGGTCAAAAATGTTCTCTACGCGCTAACACCTACAGAAATGCTCAAATCCGTAGATGGCGGTGAGTCGTGGGAACCCATCGGTTTGGGTACTGACAGAGGTATTCCACTGAAAGGCGCGAAAATCGTAACAGCCGATGGTGCGCTCTATGCAAGCAGCAGTGCCAGTGATGGTGTTACACTTTCCAGTCTCTCCGATGCTGGTGATGCCTTCCTACCGGTTGAAGATGTCCCAGATTTTGAAGCAGGCACCTTACACACAGAATGGCCGAAAAAACGTAGAGAACCGTGGACAAACAGTGGCAATGTTATGATAGCGGGGAAACAATGGAGACCAGACCAACGCCACACAACTGAAAAATACAGACCGCATGGAGCGTTCACACTCACTAACGATACCGTCTTCATGGAATACAAGCGTAAACTCTTCAGATGGCGGCGTGGTGAAACAGCGTGGCACGACACAGGATTGGAAAATTCTGATCGCTCCTCCTTTCCCGGTAACCCCGCGAGCGGATTCGTACTCGCCGTTTCTGGCAACACAGTCTATGCCGGTAAACAGGACGGAGATCTTTTCCGGTCCACAGACAATGGCGACACCTGGCAGGACATCACTGCGTCTCTCGCCTTTCCGTTTGGATACTTCAAGGACATACGATTCGCGGGCGCAACCATCTACATCTCAACAGATATGGGGGTCATGCGCTCGCGCGGTGGTAAGACATGGCACGTACTTACCGATGTTGATAGGAAGAGGTTCGTCATGGACAGAATTGCAGTCGATGGTATAACGGCTTACGGTGTGTCCAATAGCGGTGTCTATCAGGTGGATCATTATACAAATACATGGAAACCGATTACGCCTGAATTGCCTTACATGGCAACCGCCTTTGCCGCTGTCGGTGATACTTTCTACATAGGGACAAAACAGAACGGTGTACTCCGGTTTCAGCGTGCCAATCAATAG
- a CDS encoding NADP-dependent oxidoreductase, whose amino-acid sequence MNRQITLASRPAGYPKESDFNLVEVPIPKPEDDQVLVKTIYLSVDPYMRGRINAAKSYAANVEIDEVMVGGVIAQVMESKHPNFGVGDIVNANIGWQEYGAAAGDELRKIDPTIAPISTGAGILGMPGLTAYFGLLEVGQLQARETVFVSGAAGAVGSVVGQIAKIKGCRVVGSAGTDEKVDYIVNELGFDAAFNYKEVSDYHTELQTLLPDGIDVYFDNVGGEITDVVFPNLRIKGRVVICGQISQYNLEKPETGPRFLWHMITKRSRIEGFLVSEYADRHAEALVEMAEWLRQGKLKYRETIEEGGIENAPAAFISMLKGGNIGKQLVRIAELS is encoded by the coding sequence ATGAATCGTCAAATTACCCTCGCCTCTCGGCCCGCAGGGTACCCGAAGGAGTCAGATTTTAATCTGGTGGAAGTCCCAATTCCGAAACCGGAAGACGATCAAGTATTGGTGAAAACTATCTACCTCTCCGTTGATCCGTACATGCGAGGGCGAATTAATGCCGCAAAATCTTATGCCGCCAACGTCGAAATCGATGAAGTGATGGTGGGTGGTGTTATTGCTCAGGTTATGGAATCAAAGCATCCTAATTTCGGAGTCGGTGATATTGTCAATGCGAATATCGGGTGGCAGGAATACGGGGCCGCTGCGGGTGATGAATTGCGGAAAATTGATCCGACAATCGCGCCCATCTCAACAGGGGCAGGGATTCTCGGTATGCCAGGGTTAACAGCCTACTTCGGTCTGCTTGAGGTTGGACAACTTCAAGCGCGAGAGACCGTGTTTGTCTCTGGTGCCGCAGGGGCAGTTGGTTCCGTCGTCGGACAGATTGCGAAAATTAAAGGATGCCGGGTTGTCGGTTCCGCTGGCACCGATGAGAAAGTCGATTATATCGTCAATGAACTCGGCTTCGATGCGGCTTTTAATTATAAAGAGGTCTCCGATTATCACACAGAACTCCAGACACTCCTGCCTGATGGTATTGATGTCTATTTTGACAACGTCGGCGGCGAGATCACAGATGTCGTCTTCCCCAATTTAAGGATCAAGGGACGTGTCGTTATATGCGGACAAATTTCTCAGTATAATTTAGAAAAACCGGAGACGGGACCCCGTTTCCTCTGGCATATGATTACCAAACGCTCAAGAATCGAAGGTTTCCTCGTCTCTGAATACGCTGACCGGCACGCAGAGGCACTCGTCGAGATGGCAGAATGGTTGCGCCAGGGCAAACTGAAATATCGGGAAACGATCGAAGAAGGAGGCATCGAAAACGCGCCAGCAGCGTTCATTAGCATGCTAAAAGGTGGCAATATTGGGAAACAACTCGTCAGGATTGCTGAGTTAAGTTGA